From Pseudomonas sp. FP2335, the proteins below share one genomic window:
- a CDS encoding outer membrane usher protein translates to MLNASKVINALRPSLLFGGLLSVAGTALGAGDIEFNTDVLDLSDRSNIDLSRFARSGFILPGTYSMVIQINNQPTSEYSVAFYPPDNDPKGSLACLSQGLVSQLGLKASSTAKLTWWKDGQCLDIQSLPGMAVSGDLATSTLSINLPQAYLEYNATNWDPPSRWDEGVSGLLIDYNMTAQTGQQRNDRARSNISGNGTIGANAGAWRLRADWQGRVDQDREDSSGRGQQLEWSRYYAYRAIPQLQARLVVGENYLYSDVFDSFRFTGAAINSDESQLPPNLRGYAPEVVGVAKTNAKVTISQQGRVLYETLVAAGPFRIQDLNDAVTGRLDVRVEEQDGSVHSYQFDTAGVPYLTRPGHVRYKVATGRPSNLQYGADGDFFGTGEFSWGINNGWSLYGGGIADNNYRALSVGVGRDLLAFGALSLDVTQARAEVWGETLSGKSYRLQYSKHFEEYDSQITFAGYRFSEKNYLSMSEYLDARHYGLNGELAERDANGDLLRSWRPIGDSKALYTATINKQFRDLGASVYASYNKQTYWGRPATQRWNLSASRYFNIGTVKNMNASLNVYRTLDYNYRDNGVSLTVSLPFGHTGTLSMDANRAAGKNGLGTRYSDRLDERNSYQLSASDKGASGYLNHTGDQADIDLAASRQEGGYSTLSVSARGGGTLTRYGAALHRTNSTGGTRLMVDTGGVADVPVRGYGAPTRSNVFGKAVIADVGSYLRTAASVDLESLPSNIEATQSVTQLTLTEGAIGYRSLSVIAGEKAMAVLRLPDGSSPPFGATVKNAKQQDTGIVNDGGNVYLSGIQAGQHMIVSWGGTERCILTLPNVLPADGLTDALQLGCRMVATDPSSPEPATLTGQRADTEKTSS, encoded by the coding sequence ATGCTGAATGCGTCGAAGGTCATAAATGCACTACGCCCAAGTTTACTCTTCGGCGGTTTACTCTCTGTGGCGGGAACTGCGTTGGGTGCCGGAGATATCGAGTTCAACACTGATGTTCTTGATCTCAGTGATCGTTCCAACATTGACTTGTCCCGTTTTGCCCGCAGTGGCTTTATTCTGCCGGGCACTTATTCAATGGTTATACAAATAAATAACCAGCCTACATCTGAATACTCGGTGGCATTTTACCCTCCCGATAACGACCCTAAAGGAAGCCTGGCTTGTTTATCGCAAGGTCTTGTATCGCAGTTGGGCTTGAAGGCGTCCAGCACCGCCAAACTGACGTGGTGGAAAGATGGACAATGCCTGGACATACAGAGCCTGCCTGGGATGGCAGTCAGTGGTGACTTGGCCACTTCCACGCTGAGCATCAACCTGCCTCAAGCCTACCTTGAATATAACGCGACCAATTGGGACCCGCCCTCACGCTGGGACGAAGGGGTGTCCGGGCTGCTGATTGACTACAACATGACGGCGCAAACCGGCCAGCAGAGAAATGACCGGGCGCGCAGCAACATCAGTGGTAACGGCACGATCGGGGCCAATGCCGGGGCGTGGCGCTTGAGGGCTGACTGGCAAGGCCGTGTCGACCAGGATCGCGAAGACTCGTCCGGGCGCGGGCAGCAGTTGGAGTGGAGCCGTTACTACGCTTACCGCGCAATACCGCAACTGCAAGCACGGTTGGTAGTGGGCGAAAACTATCTTTATTCGGACGTGTTTGACAGCTTCCGTTTCACCGGGGCCGCGATCAATTCTGACGAAAGCCAATTGCCGCCCAACCTGCGTGGCTATGCCCCGGAAGTGGTCGGGGTGGCCAAGACCAACGCCAAGGTCACCATCAGCCAGCAAGGGCGCGTGCTTTATGAAACGCTGGTCGCAGCGGGGCCATTTCGCATTCAAGACCTCAACGACGCGGTCACTGGCAGGCTGGATGTAAGGGTGGAAGAGCAGGATGGTTCGGTACATAGCTACCAGTTCGATACGGCTGGCGTGCCCTACCTGACGCGGCCTGGGCACGTTCGTTACAAAGTGGCGACGGGGCGACCGTCCAATCTCCAATATGGCGCCGATGGCGACTTTTTTGGAACGGGGGAGTTTTCCTGGGGGATCAACAACGGCTGGTCGCTGTATGGCGGCGGCATCGCGGATAACAACTATCGCGCATTATCTGTCGGGGTAGGCCGTGACCTGCTGGCCTTCGGCGCGCTCTCGCTGGACGTCACTCAAGCGCGCGCTGAGGTGTGGGGTGAAACGCTCTCGGGTAAATCATACCGACTTCAATACTCCAAACACTTCGAAGAATACGACAGCCAAATCACGTTTGCCGGTTACCGCTTTTCCGAGAAGAACTACCTGAGTATGAGTGAATACCTGGACGCTCGTCATTACGGCCTGAATGGCGAACTTGCCGAGCGTGACGCCAACGGTGATCTCTTAAGGAGCTGGCGACCTATCGGTGATAGCAAGGCGCTGTATACCGCGACCATCAATAAACAGTTTCGTGATTTAGGGGCCAGCGTGTACGCCAGCTACAACAAACAAACTTATTGGGGCCGTCCCGCCACGCAGCGTTGGAACTTGTCGGCGTCGCGCTATTTCAATATCGGAACCGTCAAAAACATGAACGCCTCCCTGAACGTGTATCGAACCCTGGATTACAACTATCGGGATAACGGCGTATCGCTGACGGTCAGCCTGCCGTTTGGGCACACCGGTACACTGTCGATGGACGCCAATAGAGCCGCAGGGAAGAACGGCTTGGGCACGCGCTACAGCGATCGCCTTGATGAGCGCAACAGTTACCAGCTCAGTGCCAGCGACAAAGGCGCCAGTGGTTATTTGAATCATACCGGCGACCAGGCTGACATCGACCTTGCCGCCAGCAGGCAGGAAGGCGGTTACTCCACGCTCAGCGTGTCGGCTCGCGGTGGTGGCACGCTCACGCGCTATGGCGCAGCACTGCATCGCACCAACAGCACCGGCGGAACCCGCCTGATGGTTGACACGGGTGGGGTCGCCGATGTGCCCGTGCGCGGTTACGGCGCACCGACCCGTAGCAATGTGTTCGGTAAAGCGGTGATTGCCGATGTCGGCAGCTATCTGCGCACAGCTGCCAGTGTCGACCTGGAAAGCTTGCCGAGCAATATCGAAGCCACCCAATCCGTCACGCAGCTGACACTCACCGAAGGTGCTATCGGTTATCGGTCCCTGTCCGTGATTGCCGGCGAAAAAGCCATGGCCGTTCTGCGCCTGCCCGATGGCAGCTCACCGCCCTTCGGCGCGACGGTGAAAAACGCGAAACAGCAGGATACCGGCATTGTGAATGACGGCGGCAATGTGTACCTGAGCGGCATCCAGGCCGGTCAACACATGATCGTCAGTTGGGGTGGCACCGAACGCTGCATCCTGACCTTGCCCAACGTCCTGCCTGCTGATGGTTTGACCGATGCCCTGCAACTGGGCTGCCGGATGGTAGCCACCGACCCCTCCTCGCCTGAGCCCGCCACCTTGACCGGCCAGCGCGCCGATACGGAGAAAACATCCTCATGA
- a CDS encoding fimbria/pilus periplasmic chaperone: MRLNTPLTTLLALTLSHNANAAVGLDRTRVIFDGGKEATSVNITNNNTQLPYLAQGWIEDEEGKKITSPLIVLPPVQRLEPGKQSQLKVQALPAAKSLPQDRETVYYFNLREIPPRSDKPNTLQIALQTRIKLFYRPKAIAPSQQDLSNPWQEKLTLIREGERYQVNNPTPYYVTLVDARTTKDGKTVPGFEPLMIPPKGSMTLGPTAKSLGTTPHLAYVNDYGGRPLMAFTCAGNTCKVDAQAATPNE; this comes from the coding sequence ATGAGGCTGAATACGCCCCTCACCACGCTGTTGGCCCTGACCTTGAGTCATAACGCCAACGCCGCCGTTGGCCTAGACCGTACCCGAGTGATTTTCGATGGTGGCAAAGAAGCAACCAGCGTCAATATCACCAACAACAACACCCAGCTACCGTATTTGGCTCAAGGCTGGATTGAGGATGAAGAAGGCAAAAAAATCACTTCGCCCTTGATCGTGCTACCGCCGGTTCAACGCCTGGAACCTGGAAAACAGAGCCAGTTGAAAGTACAGGCATTACCGGCGGCCAAGTCGTTACCGCAGGATCGAGAGACGGTCTACTACTTCAACTTGAGAGAGATTCCGCCGCGCAGCGATAAACCCAACACCCTGCAGATTGCGCTGCAGACGCGGATCAAATTGTTCTACCGGCCGAAAGCTATTGCGCCCAGCCAGCAAGATCTCTCCAACCCCTGGCAGGAAAAGCTCACGCTGATCCGTGAGGGTGAACGCTACCAAGTCAACAACCCAACGCCTTATTACGTGACCCTGGTGGATGCGCGCACCACCAAGGACGGCAAAACCGTACCGGGTTTTGAACCGCTGATGATCCCCCCAAAAGGTTCGATGACCTTGGGGCCAACGGCCAAGTCGCTCGGTACAACTCCGCATTTGGCCTACGTGAACGATTACGGCGGTCGCCCACTGATGGCTTTCACCTGTGCTGGCAACACGTGCAAAGTCGACGCGCAAGCAGCAACGCCCAATGAATAA
- a CDS encoding fimbrial protein — MKSHNVKILGALLLASIGRAHAQDDDVEGMSGLLNINGSMHETPCILEMTSMHQTIDLGAISTSQLRRPGDQASPVAFQLRFADCQRKAGGIRSERTGNLVWSAFQPVVSVAFYAPADADDPRLVKVQGITGMGLHLTDALGRDVQLGSRGEPLFLPLGSNTQTWNVQATRTSASLSSGAFRAVVDFRLNYE, encoded by the coding sequence ATGAAGTCGCACAACGTGAAGATCCTGGGTGCACTGCTGCTGGCCTCTATTGGGAGGGCACACGCTCAGGATGATGATGTTGAAGGCATGAGCGGCCTGCTGAACATCAACGGGTCCATGCATGAAACCCCCTGCATTCTGGAAATGACATCGATGCATCAAACGATCGATCTCGGGGCCATCTCGACTAGCCAATTACGACGCCCTGGTGACCAGGCAAGCCCGGTCGCCTTTCAACTGCGCTTTGCCGATTGCCAACGCAAAGCCGGTGGCATCCGCAGTGAACGCACGGGCAACCTGGTGTGGAGTGCCTTTCAACCCGTGGTGTCAGTGGCGTTTTACGCACCCGCCGATGCTGATGACCCCCGCTTGGTCAAGGTACAAGGCATCACGGGAATGGGCTTGCACCTGACCGACGCCTTGGGGCGCGATGTACAGCTGGGCTCCAGGGGCGAACCCTTGTTTTTGCCCCTGGGCAGCAATACCCAGACCTGGAATGTTCAAGCCACTCGCACCTCAGCATCCTTATCCAGCGGGGCGTTTCGGGCAGTAGTGGATTTCCGGCTCAATTATGAGTAA
- a CDS encoding fimbrial protein — MSKPTMIVKTTGLWAVLIGGGLQWAASPGVQAETSLAIRAVIIAPPPCVINGGITLDVPFGNDLLTSRVDGVNYRRNVPYTVTCDSPFSNALKLELKGTAAGFDNRVLSTRKADLGVKLFVNGGDWPLNTAVNFTYPNFPMVQAVPVKRVGSKLTGGAFDATATLVVDYQ; from the coding sequence ATGAGTAAGCCCACAATGATAGTGAAGACAACCGGTCTTTGGGCCGTTCTGATAGGAGGTGGCCTGCAGTGGGCCGCCAGCCCAGGTGTGCAGGCTGAAACCAGCCTGGCTATCCGCGCAGTCATCATCGCGCCTCCGCCCTGTGTGATTAACGGCGGTATTACGTTGGATGTGCCTTTTGGCAACGACTTGCTGACGTCGCGGGTGGATGGGGTCAATTACCGGCGAAATGTGCCTTATACCGTCACCTGTGACTCCCCGTTCAGCAACGCGCTGAAACTGGAGCTCAAGGGCACGGCGGCCGGGTTTGACAATCGCGTGCTGAGCACTCGCAAAGCAGACCTGGGGGTAAAACTGTTCGTCAATGGCGGCGACTGGCCGCTGAATACTGCCGTGAATTTCACGTATCCGAACTTTCCAATGGTGCAAGCGGTGCCTGTCAAGCGTGTGGGCAGCAAACTGACCGGAGGGGCATTTGATGCGACCGCCACCCTGGTGGTCGATTATCAATGA
- a CDS encoding fimbrial protein, with the protein MRCWQQRALLALCSIGLCSSALANLTFSGTLNEPPPCTIDAGNTIEVDFGDVGVKRVDGVEYRKGVAYTINCSAATLPWMLKLSVNGTPTAFDGAAVQTSVPALGIRIFQNDAPFPLNTPMDIVLSAPPTLEVVPVKQPGATLAPASFAAVATLLAEYQ; encoded by the coding sequence ATGAGATGCTGGCAGCAGCGAGCGTTGCTCGCCTTGTGTTCCATCGGCCTGTGCAGCAGTGCGTTGGCCAACCTGACGTTCAGCGGAACCTTGAACGAGCCTCCGCCTTGCACCATTGATGCAGGCAACACGATTGAAGTCGACTTTGGCGATGTAGGCGTAAAGCGCGTAGACGGAGTGGAGTACCGCAAGGGAGTCGCGTACACCATCAACTGCAGCGCGGCTACCCTCCCCTGGATGCTGAAGTTGAGTGTCAACGGGACCCCCACGGCATTCGATGGTGCGGCGGTGCAAACCAGCGTGCCGGCGCTGGGTATTCGGATCTTTCAGAATGACGCGCCGTTTCCACTCAACACACCCATGGACATCGTCCTGTCGGCCCCGCCGACATTGGAAGTCGTGCCCGTCAAACAACCCGGCGCAACGCTGGCCCCCGCAAGCTTTGCGGCGGTGGCCACGCTGTTGGCTGAATACCAATAG